tctgctcagcccctttcccgggccaggagatcTCCTGACGtttttgtctccaacaccttcagttggcacctttgcagaggaggggcccaggccatcagttgctaggagacagggtgtcaggcatttatgtgcactggccccttgcagcaatcacacccccttatcccaccacctagatacttaagaactgcctaggggacactgaggcaccaacacagtattcagagaaaacattaagcacaTTCCCTGTTCGTCACACCTGTCATTATAGATGCACACACATGCATCATTGCACACATATACACCCACCTGCCTGTCATTGTACACATGCACGTCACACACGAGCACACACATCTGTCATTACAGACACCTCATTGCACACACACGTGTCATGACAGTCTCATTGCACATGCACACATTTGTCATTGCACACATGTCATCGCACCTGCACACACATCTGTCATTGCACATGGATGCACACATCCATCATTACACATGTGCATGTGTCATAAGACGCTCACACGTCTCTCATTGCACACATGCACAGCCACCTGCCATTACACCCATGTCTGTCATGACACACACATAGCTCTCATTGCACACACGCACGTACCCACACATCTGTCAATCCTTTTGCAAAGTGCTGAGGGAATCCTGGGCTTTGGCCTCCCAGGAACGCGATCAGAAGGGGCCCGGGATGCCCACAGGGTTGGGCTCCCCCCAGGGCATGTCGCAGGGAAGGCTGGTCCAGTGGTTCGGGTACTGAGCTGGGacctggttcaagtccctgctctaccacagccTTCCTGTAtaggtgaccagagagcaagtgtaaatagtcgggacgggggtggggggtaataggtgcctatataagaaaaagccccaataaaatcaggacatctggtcaccctagccccatgtgaccttgggtgcataggtgccaactccgtgggtgctctggggctcaagcacccaccgaaaataaatagggggtgctcagcacccacaggacCTTTTGTGGGCTACGGTGCTTGAACCGTGCTCCTGCCCCCGcttggcctccccccccccgaggtcCTGCCCCCCGctcgtggggggggaggggcagagcggagcacccactggcaaaaagatgtcagtgcctgtgtgggggtgggtcccagcccctggccgtGCCCCAGTCCCCGTCTGTACCATGGGGAacagcccagccctgtccccaggGCATGCTGAGAACAAGGCCAGGTGCTGAGCACATTTCTAGGCCAGGCCCAGGACGTTGCACGTGGCCTTAGGTACCTGCTGCAGGCTCGTCCTGGGGCGCGGTGTCTGGGGCCAAGGGctggctcttctctgcccccccgcAGGCCGCCAGGCAGGGGGTGATgtgggctgcagggctgctcGCAGGCTGGAGAAATGCTGATGTGAGAGGGCGgcctgcatgggggaggggaaggggtgtaaTTGCACCAGCTGCCGGTGCAGGCGTCAGCCCAGCAAAGAGCCCCCAGGCCAGGAAAACTCTTGGAGTGGAgcagccctgagctcctgctgccccctcccactcctggCTACTGCCTCACCTAAGGCCCCatagcgccccgccccccccagccccgatcTGCTTGCTCCCCCGTCCTCCCCTGCACTCCCGAGTGCAccaggcaggatcaggccctatccATTATCTGCTCTCTGGGGCGCTCCCGCTACCCCGcccctgcctgccctcccctgggtTCTCCCCACCCACACTGACCTCTGCACTTGGCAGGGGGGTGGGCTGCCTGGTCCGAGCCATCCCCGCAGTTATCGATTCCCGTCCGGTCACACACCAGGCTCATGGGGATGCACTTGCTGTTCCGGCACTGGAAGTACGGCTCCTCGCTGCACTCGGACATGCTGAAGCCTGAAATGGACATGGCCAGCGCTGACAGCCTGGCAGCTCCTGGTGCGTCACACACCCCTGGGGGCAGCTACTAGCACGCACTGGCGTGGGTACGTGACTCAGTAGCAGAGATCAAGCGTCCAGGCtcccggggatgaggagtttagggtacaggagatggctcagggctggggcaagagattgggctgtgggctctgggagggagtttgggtgcaggagggggggttctgagctggggcagggggttggggtgcaggaggggctgtgggctctgggagggagtttgggtgcaggaggcgggttctgagctggggcgggggggaggcacgGAGGGAGGTTTGGGGGTCGGGTGGCTGGACGGCACGTACCTCAGGCGGCTCTCAGAAGAAGTCAGcctgtccggctcctaggcagaggggccagggggctctgtgtacTGCCTGCGCCTGCAggcacctcccctgcagctcccactggccaatgggagctgcagagccagcactcggggcaggggcagcacacggagcccgcTGGCCGCCCCAGTGCCTAGGAGCCGGATATGCCAGCAGCTTCCGAGAGCCGCGCGGAGCCAGGTCAGGCCTGGCGCcggccttagccccgctgcaccaccgaCTGGCCTTTTAgcggcctggtcagtggtgctgaccggagccgccagggtccctttccaACAGGGCGTTCCGGTCGAAAGCCTGGCAACCTTAGCCACGCCGCAGCGTTTCAGACCCAGGATCTCTGCAAGCTGGGGCCCTGCCTGGGGCACTGCAAGCAGGAATTAACACCCCACTAGCCACAGGTGAgccagcagggccaggcctgcaAGAGGCGAAAGGATATGGCAGCACCCACTGCTCTGGGGAGGAGATGGCCTCTCCAGTCGTGGCGGGAGGCACCAGAGCAGTGCGGGGGTCTGACCAGGAAGAACGGCCTTTGGTTTCTCTTGGGACCCACTGGCTCTGGGGCCTGGCGGTGACCACTGAGAGTGGAGCCAGGCAATCACACCACCCACACCCAGCTCACTGGTGTCAGGGACAGGTCGCCACTGATCTCAGCAGGGCCACGAGGGCACCCTGGCTAAAGGGCTCTTTGCAGGGCCAGGAACCCTGTGTCTCAGAGCCCCAGACAGCCGGCACGCCCTGAACTACGCTGGCCACAGTGGGCTCGGCTCTGCGCGAGGTGGGGCGGGTGCGCAGCTGAGAGAAAAAGAGAGCGCGTGAGGGTTCATGTGCGAGGATGTGCAACCTTGTGTGAgattgtgtgtgtgcacgtgtgtgtgtgtacaggagtGTGTGTATGCAGCTGTTCATGTGCAGCCTTGTGTGAGACTGTGTGTGTAAGCATGTGTGCAGCCATCTGTGAGATGTGGTATGCGTGTGTGCagccttgtgtgtgtgtatataggtaTGTGTACAGCCTGTGTGAGCCGGTGTATGTCCAGGAATACATGTGCAGCTGTGCGCGTGGGACATAGGCACATGTCGGTGTGTGTTCCAGGTGACTGTGGAGTCCCTGGCAAATAGGTGCATTGTCCCCGGGCTCTGATAAGTGTTCGGGGTGATGCGCTATCACACGCGCTTGCGGCCAAGTCCATGTCATGCCTGATCCACCCCCACCGCCTGTCATGTGGCCTTTTGAATCTGCACCCCTGGGCATTCACGtgccagccctgcctctgccccccgccTGCCCTGATCCAGTCACCCAAGGACAAGGCTCCTGTGGAGCCTGGCGGAGATTCAGCAGGTGGCACAAATACTCAGTTTATTTCCGCCACTGAAGCCTTTTGCCACACGtgccctgtccctgtgctggcCAGTgaccaggccccaggccccagctggcGAGGGCCcctgtgcaggtggggggggctgggcagctgaTCTTTGGGCTGAACACTGGTTGGAGCTGGGCAGTCTGGCAAGGTCCTTTGGCTTGTGCCCCCTGCACGCGTTGCCCCTCACCCAGCCGGAAGGATGTAAAATCGCCCACGAAATCCACCCGCGGCTGCTGCCCCCGTGTCACCAAGCGCAGGGTCAGGTAGTTCCCGGTGGACAGGATGGGCCTGGGGATGCTCTTCCCACACAGCGGGAACCCCAGGGGCTCGGCGGCGCGATCTCGGCCATCGTAGAACTGCACATACGATCCAGCATTGCAGGGGTCCTGACGCGCCCCGTCTCCGCCGGCTGAGGGCTGCCCAGGCCCCCgctggctgggccgggccggctcTGGAGGCAGAGGCGCTCGGGTGGCGTTGGGCGGGGGCCCGCCGCTGGGGGCCAGGCGCAGCAGGCTGTACACCAAGAAGAAGCGGAACTGGAACTGGACTTTGTCTCGGGGCGCCGCGGCCTGCATGGTGAGGGAGCAGTCCGTCCCCGTGGCCACGAAGTAGTAGCGCCGGGAGTCCCTGTGCGAATTGATAATCAGCCCGTCGTCTCTGATGGTCTGCCCACAAAAATCCACCAGGttaactggggtggggggagagagaaagagagtcgCCATCCGAGCCCCGGCAGGACGTGCAGCCCCTGAATCCCactgccactgcccctgcccctgccctgggagaCGGCTAAGAACGCAAACGGCCACAGGCTCATCCCGCCTAGCGCCCAGCTGCTCTAACAACGCGCACCAGCtcgcacagctgcagcctgctctggggacACACAGATGCCGCCTTCCAGGGTTGTGCCTCTGACCCCAAGGGCCAGGATCCACAAACCCCAcagcaggcaggaaggggttaaagagcaGCCGTGGACTcaggcagccctgccccatgcaccTATGACTGATGCCAGGTTTGGAGGAGGTGCTTTACCAGGGAGAAGCCCAGTTCAgaggccccccagctctgggagagcatCAGGCCTCTacccctcagctcccagctgggagcctaGGTGCTGTCAGGCTCCTGCACACAGTGGGTGCAGTATGATGGCCGGGTCCCTGGTGGTGCTGGGCTCTATtgctgtttgtttgcttttcatgCTTTGCTgtggccataggtgctggaactgggcgGTGGGGCGCACTGGTGAGGCTGCcctaccccctggcttgaagtgggggggaggaagtttggggattggtcctgctttgagcagggggttggactagatacctcctgaggtcccttccaaccctgagattctaagtgatttccatcatttacagtttggttcaaagtctctcagcacccccaatataaaaacttccagcacccctggctgtGGCGGCGGCTGGGACCATGAGCCCGGCCCCAGGGTGAGCCCCTGCACCCAagctgggctggtgcaggcagtagCTGAGGGAAGAAGAAAGTGGGTTGATGAGGCAGAAAACCCACTTgctgcagggtccctgggctggatccagggtggggcagggactgggtccCTACAGGATCACCAAGGCGGCTGCATGGAGGCCCCAGACACAGGAGCCAGAAGGACTAAGGGGCTGGACCTGGGGCAGTGTCATGGCGCTGCTGAGTAAGCTCTGGTTCATCCAAAAGGGCTGAGCATAACCGTAGCCTGGCTGGAGGCCATGGGGGGATGGGACAGCTGGTCACAGGGGCTACGAGAGGCAATACCCTGCGACACCGCCCCAGCCACATGGCAGCATTTCAGCTTGCAAGGCAGACCCCTGCAGAGGGGTAACAGCCCCCCAAGGTCACCATGGCTCCCAGGATGAAGTCTGTCTGGGGGGGATAatcccagggctgctggggggctgggccagctgagtacaggggactggcaGGCCGTAAATCTCAGGCAGTGTTCTTGGCACTGGGGCTCGGGCAGTGATTTCACTGCCAGCTGAGACCCTGGCCATGCTCCGTCCGGAGGGCACCAGGCTTGAGGCGCTGGGGCGCTGTGGAAGCTGTTGTCCACAACCACCTGCATCAGTCATGGCTGCTGCAGCCCAAACCtccagtcagggagaaggggtggcagGCAGGAGACCCCAGAGAACGACAACTTTGACAAACCTTCCCAAGAGTAATTTGCAATATTTTGAACTGCAAAAAAAACTCCACAAAGAAACTGGAGATATTCAGGTATCATCTCtaatttatgctatggggaaACAGGCAAAGGATATCTTTAAATCTATTGACTTTACTGAAGAAGTCACAAAAGATGATTATGAACAGGTTTTgactatgtttgatgcatattttATACCTCAGAGACATGTAgtttatgaaagagcatgttttcaccagcgaattcacaaaccaggggaaaCGTTGACTGTGTTATAAGAGCTCTGAATACACTGGCTGAAACCTGAGATCTGGGGAATgcaaaacaggaaaacatcagagtCAGGCTGGTTACTGGGTTAACAGATAAAAACCTTTCACAGCTGCTACAGCTGAAGAGATTTAACCCCAGCCACAGCTATAGAGAGAGCAAAGCTGTCAGAAATAGTCAGGCCAAATGGTGGGAGCAACTTGACAAACCTGAAACTAGCTTAGAAGCTGCAAACAGACACTTGGGTGTTATCATAAACCCCTGAGGCCAGGAGAGAGAACTCACAGGCTAAGAGGGACAAATTCCAGCCTAG
This window of the Mauremys mutica isolate MM-2020 ecotype Southern chromosome 21, ASM2049712v1, whole genome shotgun sequence genome carries:
- the LDLRAD2 gene encoding low-density lipoprotein receptor class A domain-containing protein 2, whose amino-acid sequence is MSRCSLGFGAPEKGNTKMGGHLHMLSKWLVLLNFMALEVSSIETVNLVDFCGQTIRDDGLIINSHRDSRRYYFVATGTDCSLTMQAAAPRDKVQFQFRFFLVYSLLRLAPSGGPPPNATRAPLPPEPARPSQRGPGQPSAGGDGARQDPCNAGSYVQFYDGRDRAAEPLGFPLCGKSIPRPILSTGNYLTLRLVTRGQQPRVDFVGDFTSFRLGFSMSECSEEPYFQCRNSKCIPMSLVCDRTGIDNCGDGSDQAAHPPAKCRGRPLTSAFLQPASSPAAHITPCLAACGGAEKSQPLAPDTAPQDEPAAGERSLCSLLALYILLGLGVGSALLLWCCWSPGWFVWRLGACRFLPGCNSMWASCQLCPRSCAHRNHSCSSKVTPQHSADRPS